The DNA region GGCAGAAAGAGATTGCATGccttctcccacctgctggttcacttccccaaatacccacagtggccagggcaaggccagggccCTAGCTGTGAGCCAGGGActcgtccaggtcttccatgtaggtggcagggacccgataacttgagccatcaatgttccttccagggtctacattagcaggaagctggaaacaggagcagtctggaactcaagcccaggcactccaatatggatgtggacatgccaagcagcatcttaactgctacacaaaATGCCTACATTTGTGAAGACATTTATAAAGTTAATACCGAATAAGGTTCTTAGAGGATTGGGGGCCCAAAGGTGGGAATGTAATCTATAtccctaggattttttttttaagattttacttttattagttattgaaagagttacacagagagagaaagagaggcagagagagaggtctcctatccactggttcactctccaaatggccacagaggctggagctgagccgatccaaagccaggagccaggagcctcttacaggtctcccgtgtgggtgcaggggatcaaggtcttgggccatcctctgcattcccaggccataagcagtgagctggatgggaagcggagcaggcAGATAGAAACGGATGCCCAtctgggatgtcggcattgcaggcagaggcatagcccactgtgccacagtgccggcctctataCACCTAGGTTTTAGAGACAGTTTTAGGGGAGAGAAGCCCAGCTTACCAACTGAAGAAGCATATTTGAAGATATGCTGCGAGATTTCAGTCGATATATCATGAAACGTGGTAAATcaactgttttattattattttaatttttgacagagtggacaatgagagagagagagacagagagaaaggtcttcctttagccgttggttcaccctccaatggccgccgccgccggtgcgctgcggccggcgcaccacgctgatccgagggcaggagccaggtacctctcctggtctcccatggggtgcagggcccaaggacctgggccatcctccactgcactcccgggccacagcagagagctggcctggaagaggggcaaccgggacagaatccggcgccccgacagggactagaacccggtgtgctggcgccgcaaggcggaggattagcctgttgagccacggcgccgacccaatcaactcttttttttttttttttaaagttacctaACTATGTCCCTTGAAGAGCCACAgtcaatatagaaaataaatcagaagtCTCTCTCACACTACTTTTTTCTCTGCAATTGCAGGCACTGTGGTGGTCCAGCAGCTGATGTCCATGATGATCAGCAAACACGACCGCCTCTTCCCAAAGGATGCAGAACTGCAGAGCAAGCCCCAGGACGGAGTCAGCAACAACAACGAAATCCAGAAGAAAGCCAGCACGGGCCATATGCAGAACAAGGAGAACAATAACACCAAGGAGAGCCCTAGTCGGCAGTGCTCCTGGGACAAGCCCGAGTCTCCCCAGAGAAGCAGCATGGACAATGGATCTCCCACAGCTCTATCCGGCAGCAAAACCAACAGCCCAAGGAACAGCGTCCACAAGCTGGATGTCTCCAGGAGCCCCCCTCTCATGGTGAAAAAGAACCCTGCCTTCAATAAAGGCAGTGGCATCGTCACCAATGGGTCTTTCAGTAGCAGCAATCCAGAAGCGGTGGAGAAGCCCCAAACCACCCCCAATGGGAGCCTGCAGGCTAGGAGGACCTCTTCGCTGAAGGGGTCCGGTACCAAAATGGGCACCCACAGTGTGCAGAATGGAACCATGCGCATGGGCATTTTGAGCAACGACCCCCTCGGGAACCCCGTGAATGGACGCAGCATGGGCTGGCTGCCCAATGGCTATGTGACCCTGAGGGACAACAAGCAGAAAGAGCCGGccggggagtctggccagcacaACCGACTCTCCACCTACGATAACGTCCACCAGCAGTTCTCCatgatgaacctggaggacaagCAGAGCGTGGACAGTGCCACCTGGTCCACCTCCTCCTGCGACATCTCCCTCCCCGAGAACTCCAACTCCTGCcgctcctccaccaccacctgcccAGAGCAGGACTTTTACGGTGGGAACTTTGAGGATCCTGTGTTGGATGGGCCCCCGCAGGACGACCTTTCCCACCCTGGGGACTATGAAAGCAAAAGTGACCGGAGGAGCGTGGGCGGCCGAAGTAGTCGCGCCACCAGCAGCAGCGACAACAGTGAGACGTTTGTTGGGAACAACACCGGCAACCACAGTGCACTGCACAGTTTAGTCTCCAGCCTGAAACAGGAGATGACCAAACAGAAGATCGAGTACGAGTCCAGGATAAAGAGGTGAGAAGAAGCTGGGGATCCTAACTGCCAGAAAGGCTGCACCGCGGGTTCAATGCGCTGGTGTCAGAGTCGGCATTTGGGAGCCGTAGGACTTAGACAAAGTTGCCTTTATCTCTGTGGGCCCTGGTAGCCCAATGTGAAAATGCTAAATGTCGGTCATATCTACTTCCAAAGCCCCTAAGAAGTCATTGATCATTGAGGTGCTTGCTGGTTGTTATCTTCAACTATTACTAAACACGGGCATTTGTGTGAGAGCTTGGGATGGAGGGGCGGCTGTAAGGAGATGGAGAATAGAGAGCCTGCTAATTTTCACTAACATGCAAAGGATGAAAGTAGCATAAAACGATGTTCTAAAGGTAAACTAACCTTCAGTTTTCATTCTTTCAGTCATTATGTGCGGAGCGGGTGTCTTCTCTCTGCCAGGCTCAGTTGCAGACCCTTTGGGAATTTGGGTGAACTCAGAGAAGTGACAGGTGCAAGGTGACTTAAGGCCTGGACAGGGGCATTTTCAGTCTTTGACTTTGACTCTGAGATAGGAACATACAGAGGTTTTCAAGAAGAGAGATGGTGTGACCTACAGAGAAGCTAGCCTAAAATGGCAAGTGAGGAATATGACATACAAGAGAATAGTTAGGCTCACGCCTAAGTTATATAAATTTGTATCTTCCATTAAGATGATCGAGGTAGGAGTTTGCTGAGTAACTTCCACAGGAAAAAGTCTGGGTGAGACAAGTGGCCTCGGCTGCCTGTTCTGGGTTCACAGTGCCCTGGGGAGTGGGATGGGCCATTGACAGGAGAGGCAGGAAAATGAGAATGGAGGCCTGGACACATGACCGTGACCTGTGCCAGACACCCCCCATCCTCACCCCAGCCGCAGAGTGACAGATTGATTGTGCGCATGTGCTTTCAGTGCCTATACGGGAAAAACACGGAATTCTCAAGTCAGGAAGGGAGGGCCCAAAGCTCGTTTCGGGGTGAAGTAGCCCCTCTGGCGTCAGCCCCAGTTGCAAGCTCTGTGATTTGGGGAGCTCTTCCTGCGTGGTGTGTGAAGATCCTCAGTAGTTTGGTGTGCCTCACCTGCTGCTGTGGCTCCAAACCCCCtcgcttctttttattttattttattttttttagtatataAAGCCAATTTTAGATGATCTTAATGTTCTTCACCCATTTATCAATTATCAAGCCAAAAAGAACATATTTCCGGGAGCTATGGCAGAGTGAGTATAAACCGAAAGTGCTACTCACAAACAAGATTAAAAGATCAACTGCTTGGAAACTATTTATGCCAAGTTTCACTAAACAAGATTGTGCTTTGAATTTCTCTGTATGATACTGACAGAAAATtgaaataagaagaaagaaatggtgTTAATTGTTTCCTGAGATCACTCTTCTTTCTGAAAGGGGTTTGGGAAGTTCCCACTAGCTACTAGAAATCTGGATTGCTGCCCTTTCATAATCATAGAGAGAACCTAGCACTGGGAGGCTGCATTTCAAGGGGCAGGGATAACACTTTGAACTTGgattaggaaaagaaacaaagtttATCATTCTGAAGCTAGAGATGTAGGcctgccctttttaaaaaagatttatttatttacttgaaaggcagaggagttatggagagagagggtcagacacacacacacacacacatagagtcttccatccactggttcactccccagatgtctgcaacggctggggctgtgccagcgtgaagccaggggcctagaactccatgtggatctccaatgtgagtggcaggggcccaagcacttggaccatcttcagctgggttcccgggtgcattagcagggagctggatcagaagtgaagcagccgggactccatccAGAGAtcctaagggatgccagcatcacaggcagggacttagcccactgcaccacaaccccagccccggGCCTTTCTTTCTGAAGACATTGGAGATGCGTGTATGTTCTGAGACCTGGGGTACATTTCATGGACTCCGATAAAGTAATTAGAACCTTGCAATGGAGTGCAAAAGGCCAAGGGAGAGGCCTGAAGGGAGGTGGGCTGGGGCCAAACCACAGGTATATAACTGTTCAATTTCGTTTTCCATAACACCCTTTTACATTTGTATACCtttctttaaattcctttttaatgCCACCCTACAAGTTCTGATGATGAATGGATAGATAGGTaggaggtaggtaggtaggtaggtagggatggagagagggaggaggagatgtgTTTCGCTTTGCTTAATAATTGCCGAGGtatattttcattgctttttaaaattcgaGTGTTGTTTTCTTAGAAATAGAAtacttagaaaaagaaatttctaaatttattttctagaaaatatCCTATCACAGTCAGAAAAATTAATTTGTATGATATCAGTTATTTGGTTTGCTAAAACTATTCCTTTTCATTGAGTTGCAATTCTATACTCATATATATGGCCAACAGATCAAATCAGTTAAACTTTTTTAATCTACAGTTCTCCTAATTTTTAGAACAGATCCACAATTTTTGAACTTCCTAACATTATTCTGGGGATATACCTTTCTCCTTATAATCCTGTTGTATTTCATATTTAACAATTTGAGGCTCTACTACTAGGTAAAGTTTAGAATGGTTTTTATATCTCCCCGATGAATCAATCTTTTCATCATTAAAAAGTTCATCTTTTATTGTGTCACTGCTTTTTGCCTGAAAGTCTATATTTTCTGATGTTAGCATTGCTATAACACCTTTCCTTTGACTAGTAAATTCCTCACATAGCTTTTCCATTTGTTTACATTCAAACTTTAATTATATGATATGAGTACTTAATATCTTTTTCAGTTCTGGAATATATTTACTcaattttttgtatatttccaatcccccacttttttttgataattttttttaacttttatttaatgaatataaatttccaaagtacagcttatgggttacaatggcttcccccccataacgtccttcccacccgcaaccctcccctttcccactccctctccccttccattcacatcaagattcattttcgattctctttatatacagaagatcagtttagcatacattaagtaaagatttcaacaatttgctcccacacagaaacataaagtgaaaaaaaactgtttgagtactagttatagcattaaatctcaatgtacagcacactaaggacaaagatcctacatgaggagtaagtgcacagtgactcctgttgttgacttaacaaattgacactcttgtttatggcatcagtaatcaccctaggctcttgtcatgagctgccaaggctatggaagcctcctgagttcactgactctgatcatatttagacaaggccatggtcaaagtggaagttctctcctcccttcagagaaaggtacctccttctttgatgacccattctttccgctgggatctcacttgtggagatctttcatttaggtttttttttttttttccccagagtgtcttggctttccatgcctgaaatactttcatgggcttttcagccagatctgaatgccttatgggctgattctgaggccagagtgctgttcaggacatctgccattctatgggtctgctgtgtatctcacttcccatgttgtatcgttctctcccttttttttctatcagctagtatttgcagacactattcttgtttatgtgctccctttggttcttagtcctatcattatgatcaattgtgaacagaaattgatcactgggactagtgagatggcattggtacatgccacctcgatgggattgacttggaatcccctggtatgtttctaactctaccgtttgtggtaagtcagcttgagcatgtatcCCccacttttcaaaattattattacAGTATGTTAGACCTTCTGTATCTGACTCACATCCCCATTaatatctttttatattaaatgtctgtgtgtatcattcTGTGAGGTAATTTCTCTCAGACCTCCTGCCTAGTTCACTGTCTTCTCATTCAGTTCTGCCACGGCTCCAAGTTCATGAGGAGACTTTCAGCAGTCTCTTTTTTGAAGACAGTTGACGTTCTAACTTCTCATTGGAatcactttctgcctctcccaTTGGTGGCTCCCCTCCTGTTGCCATTTGAAAGCATAACAGAACAGAACAACAACAGAAACAgccagctcctgcccccagggTCTCCTTGCAAGGGCTGTATGCCTTGTGTGCATCCACTTTCTGGTCGACACTTAAGTTTCTTCCTTAGCTCTGAGATCTAAAGATGTTTTTTCAccctatgtattttaaaaatatttccttatgtgtttttctatcctttttgtttgcttgtattGGGAGGCATTGTTTCTAATCTCAACTCAGTCCTTTGAATTCCTGCATGTTTCATGCAAGTGTACAGATTTATCAAGATACTCTTTTGTAGAAGTTGTTTTTCTTAGTAATAAACTTCGATTTCTTCCAGCaattttaaatctaaaataaatttagaaagcaaagaaaataagttGTAGAATAATTCTGAGGGGCAACAAGCACATAGTACCAAATTCTTATATAAAAATGTGatcaggctggcaccgtggctcactaggctaatcctccgccttgcggtgccagcaccccgggttctagtccaggtcggggcgctggattctgtcccggttgcccctcttccaggccagctctctgctgtggctagggagtgcagtggaggatggcccaagtacctgggccctgcaccccctaggagaccaggagaagcacctggctcctgccatcggatcagcgtggtgtgccggccgtggcggccattggagagtgaaccaatggcaaaaggaagacctttctctctgtctctctctttcactgtccactctgtctgtcaagaaaaaaaaatagtgatcaTTTGTTTAAAATGGCCTTCCAAACTATGTAGGATTACAAAAtaggaaatattattttttttaaaaattctacttgCTTAAACAGGTATTCTTAGTATCTGGATGAAATGTCAATATGTGTGGCtcactttttttcaaaatagaaaaaaaaattgaaatttaaatttttttaattactaaaaaaatgtgatttctgGGAGCCACATGAATATTGGCCTTTTAAATTTCAGTAGTAGGTAAACACAATTGAGTCCCTTGGACCTTTAACTcaggagaaagaaatgagaaaaggcaGCTAGTACTAGTATAAATCTTATAATGAACAAGTGCTTACTACTTTTGAGCAAACGTTTGAAcacaaaagtgtgtgtgtgtgtatctgctaCAGgaatgtgagggtacttcaaaacatttgtagaaaaatggcACTAAAGATAActtcattttggtgtaaaaatttgaaatccatggacaGTTTTTCATGATGTACATTTGTCCTGAACTGGTTGAAGATCTTGTGTGTgcctggatttcagaatttttttctcaaCATAAACTTAcgtttaaattccattttccacaaacatttggaagtaccttcatatttatATGTTTTGGATCCTGTTGATTATGAAGAAAATACAGTCTCTGTTTTTAAAGAGTTTACCTATAATTCTACAATTACCTGAAAGAATACAGCTAACAATTGATAGAGATATAAAATATGGATATCCTAAAATGCATTAATATCATGGAAGGGAGTACAACTTGAGAGTAGCGGGTTATTTGTATGTGCGCTGTTTTTATGAAGTACCAGGTGCTCCTGTAACAcatgtacactctgcctgtcttgTCCACGTACACTGACTGCTTTGGATTCTGAAAGAGCTTGGTGTGCACCAGAAAAGTTGCCTTCTTGGCAGTGGGCTTAATCTAACaatggcattattattattattatcatcaatatttttcctttgctgGAAACCAAATATGATTTCCTACTCTTTCTTCCAACATTAGTAAAGCCAAGATCACTGTTTAACGTCCAGCAAGCTTTCTGGGTCGGGTTGTCTCCCACTGCTGCCCCTTGGATGCTGTGTGCTTGGTTTCTCTATGCTGATATTCGTTCACTTACTATCAGATGATAATGAATCGCTTCCAAGAGAAGTCTCAGGACCTCTAACAAAAATTCATCAATCATGCAAGTCAACtgtaaaattacaaaattaagtatttttagCCATTGGACCTAGCATCATTGATTTGATAGGGCTCATTCCAATATCCTAAGCAATGTAGAGTCAgagtttaaagaaaacatttgtatCCCTCTtgcattcaaatgaataaaattatttgttcttTCCCTCCACCTTCCCCCAACCTTTATAGCTTAGAGCAGCGGAATTTAACTTTGGAAACGGAAATGATGAGTCTGCACGATGAACTGGATCAGGAAAGGAAAAAGTTCACGATGATAGAAATCAAAATGCGCAATGCCGAGCGAGCCAAAGAAGATGCCGAGAAAAGAAATGACATGCTGCagaaagaaatggagcagttCTTTTCCACATTTGGGGAGCTGACAGTGGAACCCAGGAGAACGGAGCGAGGAAACACGATATGGATCCAGTGAGCCTGCTTTCTCCCGCCGTCTCCGATGGCTCTGGGAAGGACGTGGGGAGTCTTGGGAGATCGTATGTGGGACCAGGTGGCTGGTCACCTGGCTGTACAGAGCACTAACTGGGGAAGACGTATCATTTATTACAGACATTAACCATCCATATCTGCAATGTGTACCAAAGTTATACCATGCCTCATAATGCTACTGTCAAGTGTTACAACTGGATATGTGTATATAGagtagtttttaaaagtaaactaaaaatgagAAGCATATCTcaagaattattttattgcaagtcttgtatttaaaatgttgaatCAATATGTTGTTGCGATTTAGCTTGCTTTCAAGCTTCACCCCTTGCACTTAACATAAGCTATTTTTGGCATTGTGTTATCATCCGCTTATTTTATAGATCACTATTTTTATTTCCCCTTTTGCTGAGGAAATGAAGATAagcagaaatataaatatatataaagatatatgaGTTATTAAAATCAAAAGAATACTTGGTGGCCGTGTTGTTTGCGCCAATAGACCTTGCCATGACCaaaaagagaaatgtaaataGTTTTATAAACTACAGTCGGATCAGCAGGGACCTTGGAAATGCTCTTTAAACTCTGCCCTCACACCACTCCATTTGGCTTTGTGACGTGACTTGACACAGGCACTCAGAGAGTGTGTAAGAACATCCCCTTCCCAAGCCCCCGTCTGCCTTACCAGATCTAAAGAGCATTTCCTAAGCAGGATGCAGCATACAGGGGAGACAGGTGACGGATGGCACTTGACCATGGCCTTCTGGACTCTCTAACTGCTGGATGGTTAGAAGGTGAATTCTGCCTGCCTGTTGAACGTTGGGAAACAATGCTTGCCAAATCAACAATGCCTGTGTGCAGTCCTTCCCTCACCCAAAcctctcccctgtccccagcAGTTGCTCTTGGCAAGGCCAGCAGTACTGTAGCATTGCTGAGGTCCTCTTCATGAGCGTGCTCTAGTAGGTACCATTTAGCAACATTTTTCTCCCACGCAGGCCAATGTCATGTGGGATTCTCTCTGTACCACAGGCTGGCAGCTTGCAGCAAGGTGACGAGGTAGGGCAGGgcaccaggaggaggaggaaaattaaatttttctgcTTTGATTTTAACAATGCCATTTTATGTGTTAAAAACATGTTCACTCATGATAATTGTAAAATGTGAATGGTTGAAAGTCCAACGTTGACACTATGGTGGACATCAGTAATGCCAAGTTTCTAGAAATACCCAGGCTCTCTGGAGGTGGAGTTTTTGCTAGAATGATTCCTCACACTTCAATAAGGCAATGATTTTGAGAAGCCAAGTACATAAATCTCACAGCAGAACAAAAGGTCACAAAAGGTTTAATCGGAAATAAAGGCTACTTGAGTTTACGGGCTCTGCGTTGTTTGgagatcatgtgtgtgtgtgtgtgtgtgtgtagattgtCAATGGGGAGAGTGATCCTGACACTACTTCTCCTCACCAGTGCCCCGCTTTTGTTTAGACCCTCTGCTGCGTGGTCCTCTGGCATTAACCAGTGTCTACACAGCAGTAACTTCTTTATCTTTGGTTCCCTATTCTGTCGTTACGATTACTTAGTCATATACTTCCACCTGGATATCCCCGAAGAAATTCAAAATCAGAATGCGTAAAATTGATTTCAGTAACTTTCCCTTCGCTTTTTCCAGCCCCTATTTTAGTTCATGAAAATCTCAGTCATGATATCGTGGTTAAAAAGCAAAGGttatagggccagtgctgtggcggagtaggctaagcctccacctgcagcgttgacatcccatatgggtgccaactcgagacccagctgcttcacttccaatccagctctctgctaatggcctgggaaagcagtggaagttggcccaagtgtttgggcccctgcaccatatgggagacccagaagcagctcctggctcctggcttcagatcagcccagctgttgtggctatctggggagtgaaccagtcaatagaagatctttctgtctgtaattctgcctctcaaataaataaataaaatctttaaaaaaaaaaaaagatcaaatgttGTGCAGACTACTGCCTGCGCTCAGGTTATCTATAATTCGACAGTTGTTCCTGAACCTTCCGGGCAAAACTCTTTTCCTCTGTGTGATTGGAAGAATAAAAGCGCTACTTCTGTTGACTTGTTATGTCGTTTTAATGAGATAGTTTGTTAGGCTGAGCGCAGTAGCTAGTACACAAGGAGGACTTGTGAGTgttcactctctttttctctactcTGCCCTTTGGGTCACTCTTAAATTCACTTGCCAAGCAAGCTCTTCCACCTGTCTTTGCCTTTTAATCTGCTCCTTTTAACCTAGATCCTCTTGCCTTTTGATGAAAGCGTTGACCTATTCGGTTTTGTCCCAgcctttctcctctgctttcaCCCTTTGCAGGTTTCCTTTCCTAGGTCACCATCTGCCGTATCTTGGCCTCGCTAACGTCATGATGCTCACTTGCCCAGGATAAAGCTCTTCACGTGGCACAAAAGGCTGTGACCCCCAATTTCATTTTTACCCAATACTACTTCCCACAACACCTGCCATGCCATCCCATGCTTCTATTACTTCCTGCTGACTATGGTactcttcctgcctgcctgccttttctcTGGCACACCCAGGCATCGTGTAAAACAACTAACTGTTCTCCAAGAAACTTCCGATGAAGTAGCATTTGGGGAGGC from Oryctolagus cuniculus chromosome 8, mOryCun1.1, whole genome shotgun sequence includes:
- the ARHGAP24 gene encoding rho GTPase-activating protein 24 isoform X3, which translates into the protein MTANHESYLLMASTQNDMEDWVKSIRRVIWGPFGGGIFGQKLEDTVRYEKRYGNHLAPMLVEQCVDFIRQRGLKEEGLFRLPGQANLVKELQDAFDCGEKPSFDSSTDVHTVASLLKLYLRELPEPVIPYAKYDDFLSCAKLLSKDEEAGVKELAKQVKSLPVVNYNLLKYICRFLDEVQSYSGVNKMSVQNLATVFGPNILRPKVEDPLTIMEGTVVVQQLMSMMISKHDRLFPKDAELQSKPQDGVSNNNEIQKKASTGHMQNKENNNTKESPSRQCSWDKPESPQRSSMDNGSPTALSGSKTNSPRNSVHKLDVSRSPPLMVKKNPAFNKGSGIVTNGSFSSSNPEAVEKPQTTPNGSLQARRTSSLKGSGTKMGTHSVQNGTMRMGILSNDPLGNPVNGRSMGWLPNGYVTLRDNKQKEPAGESGQHNRLSTYDNVHQQFSMMNLEDKQSVDSATWSTSSCDISLPENSNSCRSSTTTCPEQDFYGGNFEDPVLDGPPQDDLSHPGDYESKSDRRSVGGRSSRATSSSDNSETFVGNNTGNHSALHSLVSSLKQEMTKQKIEYESRIKSLEQRNLTLETEMMSLHDELDQERKKFTMIEIKMRNAERAKEDAEKRNDMLQKEMEQFFSTFGELTVEPRRTERGNTIWIQ
- the ARHGAP24 gene encoding rho GTPase-activating protein 24 isoform X4; translation: MTANHESYLLMASTQNDMEDWVKSIRRVIWGPFGGGIFGQKLEDTVRYEKRYGNHLAPMLVEQCVDFIRQRGLKEEGLFRLPGQANLVKELQDAFDCGEKPSFDSTDVHTVASLLKLYLRELPEPVIPYAKYDDFLSCAKLLSKDEEAGVKELAKQVKSLPVVNYNLLKYICRFLDEVQSYSGVNKMSVQNLATVFGPNILRPKVEDPLTIMEGTVVVQQLMSMMISKHDRLFPKDAELQSKPQDGVSNNNEIQKKASTGHMQNKENNNTKESPSRQCSWDKPESPQRSSMDNGSPTALSGSKTNSPRNSVHKLDVSRSPPLMVKKNPAFNKGSGIVTNGSFSSSNPEAVEKPQTTPNGSLQARRTSSLKGSGTKMGTHSVQNGTMRMGILSNDPLGNPVNGRSMGWLPNGYVTLRDNKQKEPAGESGQHNRLSTYDNVHQQFSMMNLEDKQSVDSATWSTSSCDISLPENSNSCRSSTTTCPEQDFYGGNFEDPVLDGPPQDDLSHPGDYESKSDRRSVGGRSSRATSSSDNSETFVGNNTGNHSALHSLVSSLKQEMTKQKIEYESRIKSLEQRNLTLETEMMSLHDELDQERKKFTMIEIKMRNAERAKEDAEKRNDMLQKEMEQFFSTFGELTVEPRRTERGNTIWIQ
- the ARHGAP24 gene encoding rho GTPase-activating protein 24 isoform X2, translated to MMPEDRNSGARPSGALASTPFIPKTTYRRIKRCFSFRKGIFGQKLEDTVRYEKRYGNHLAPMLVEQCVDFIRQRGLKEEGLFRLPGQANLVKELQDAFDCGEKPSFDSSTDVHTVASLLKLYLRELPEPVIPYAKYDDFLSCAKLLSKDEEAGVKELAKQVKSLPVVNYNLLKYICRFLDEVQSYSGVNKMSVQNLATVFGPNILRPKVEDPLTIMEGTVVVQQLMSMMISKHDRLFPKDAELQSKPQDGVSNNNEIQKKASTGHMQNKENNNTKESPSRQCSWDKPESPQRSSMDNGSPTALSGSKTNSPRNSVHKLDVSRSPPLMVKKNPAFNKGSGIVTNGSFSSSNPEAVEKPQTTPNGSLQARRTSSLKGSGTKMGTHSVQNGTMRMGILSNDPLGNPVNGRSMGWLPNGYVTLRDNKQKEPAGESGQHNRLSTYDNVHQQFSMMNLEDKQSVDSATWSTSSCDISLPENSNSCRSSTTTCPEQDFYGGNFEDPVLDGPPQDDLSHPGDYESKSDRRSVGGRSSRATSSSDNSETFVGNNTGNHSALHSLVSSLKQEMTKQKIEYESRIKSLEQRNLTLETEMMSLHDELDQERKKFTMIEIKMRNAERAKEDAEKRNDMLQKEMEQFFSTFGELTVEPRRTERGNTIWIQ
- the ARHGAP24 gene encoding rho GTPase-activating protein 24 isoform X1, which produces MKMKPSRWVPCRLMANNVRMSCRLSVSVFNSTGGDRDRMTANHESYLLMASTQNDMEDWVKSIRRVIWGPFGGGIFGQKLEDTVRYEKRYGNHLAPMLVEQCVDFIRQRGLKEEGLFRLPGQANLVKELQDAFDCGEKPSFDSSTDVHTVASLLKLYLRELPEPVIPYAKYDDFLSCAKLLSKDEEAGVKELAKQVKSLPVVNYNLLKYICRFLDEVQSYSGVNKMSVQNLATVFGPNILRPKVEDPLTIMEGTVVVQQLMSMMISKHDRLFPKDAELQSKPQDGVSNNNEIQKKASTGHMQNKENNNTKESPSRQCSWDKPESPQRSSMDNGSPTALSGSKTNSPRNSVHKLDVSRSPPLMVKKNPAFNKGSGIVTNGSFSSSNPEAVEKPQTTPNGSLQARRTSSLKGSGTKMGTHSVQNGTMRMGILSNDPLGNPVNGRSMGWLPNGYVTLRDNKQKEPAGESGQHNRLSTYDNVHQQFSMMNLEDKQSVDSATWSTSSCDISLPENSNSCRSSTTTCPEQDFYGGNFEDPVLDGPPQDDLSHPGDYESKSDRRSVGGRSSRATSSSDNSETFVGNNTGNHSALHSLVSSLKQEMTKQKIEYESRIKSLEQRNLTLETEMMSLHDELDQERKKFTMIEIKMRNAERAKEDAEKRNDMLQKEMEQFFSTFGELTVEPRRTERGNTIWIQ